Part of the Vigna angularis cultivar LongXiaoDou No.4 chromosome 1, ASM1680809v1, whole genome shotgun sequence genome, ATAACCACAGGCGCTATAGCTTCACCATTCTCCCATGCAAACGAAATATAAGATCTTGATGGAATAGAAGCTACTGATGAGAAGCCTGAAGAAGGCCATCACGAATTTGGGTAGCAACATCGCGAACAGCACCAGGCCCATGTGGAATAAAGACAGCAGAAGACTTGGAGGCAGCGCCAATTTCTTTCATAGTATCAAAATACTGAGTGACAAGGACCATGTCCATGACATCTTTTGCAGTCGTCCCAGGTACATTGACTGAGAATCCAAGCACACTGTCTCTCAATCCATCCACAATTGCTTGACGTTGCCGAGCAATACCCAACCCAGAGAGATATTTAGATTCAGCCTCACCCTCTGCTCGTTTAATTAGCAAGATCTTCTCTGCCTCTGCCCTGTCATTAGCTGCCACCCTCGATCTTGCAGCTGATAAAGGGCAAAAAGCAGCATAAAAATATAAGTCATTCCATGACCAAAGGAAAGATTGCTCGTATAACATACAAGAATCATATAACATACCAGCATTGATTTCATTCATAGCTCGCTTCACACGATCATCTGGGTCTATATCAACAATCAGTGTTTGAACAATTTCGTACCCATAAGCTGACATAGCCTACGAAGACAATAAAGcataatattcaaattaacaTAAATTCACAGTTCATCTtataagtaaataatatttttacatttaaaaacaaCCTTCTCAAGCTCTTCTTCCACAGCTCTGGCAATTTCATTTTTCTGCTCAAAAGCATCATCCAAGTTCAGCTTTGGAACACTTGCCCTAATTACTACAATGAGAATAGAAATTTCACCTTAGCTAATCAAATATGCTTAAACCACTTGTTTCAGGATTCTGTTACTGAATATTATGGATTATACCATCAAAAACATATGCCTGAATTTGGATTTTTGTATTGCTAAGTCTGTAAAAAGCATCGCTGGCCCTCTCGGCCAGGGCACGATATTGAATTGAGGCAACAACATTAACAAAGACATTATCCTGTAAGCAGACAAACATTTAATTCactggaaaatataataaatattcacaGAATAACATGTCGTACATAACTGAAAGTAACCAGCACTAGACTGAAAGACAAACGAACATACAACAACAAATCAAGCCTTTTCATGTCTTAGACTAATCATTGATCTCGAAATCCTTTTCATTAGTTTGTCTACAGTTTTTCTAGGTCTCCTCCCTCAGCCTTTTCCTACAGGACTTCCCTCTAGCAGAGAATGACAAccaaataaacttaataaaaaaattccatGCCAAAATGAAAGTATTCATGGTGATTAAAGGCCGAAATGCCTTAAAATATTTGGTTATAGTTAAAGTGTTAGGCAAAAACAAACCTTTGTCTTGGTCTCACAACGAAGATCCAATTGTTGTTGTCGAAGAGAGAGATGACCAGCAAGTTGTTTCCCAAGGAACCATGGCATCCAATGGCATCCTGGCTGAAGCACCTTCTCAAATCGTCCAAATCCTTCTTTTATAGCCACTGTAGATTGCTCAACTTTCACACAACACAAAAAATTCCCCATTGCTGTTAACGGCAACATTCAAATGTATGAGCACGAACTCAAATAAACAGAATTGGAGACAGGAAAAGGTACAACTTAGAAGCAAAATAAAGAGAATGAAAATGGTACCTTAAAGATGGAGGCTTGGAAAGCAAGTCTGACATGGGAGAGCTGTAGGAGCTCTTGCTTAAATTATTAGCAAGAAGCAGCTCTTGAAGACTGAGAGTAGACAGATACTTGGTATTCTTGACATATTCATCACCACCATAAGTCATGAGGTATCTGTTTTAACCGTATATTCTATATCATAAACATATACAATTCATATATTCCTCGCCAAAACATATACAATTCATATATCACCCAGAATTGCATGTTAACTGCCATGAGGAGCCAATCACAACAcaactataataatatataaataattagcCAATGGGTAACCATTGCACACAAACTACGCAGACTTTGAAACCAATCCCTATGTTCCTCGCCAAAATGTTGAAGAGCTGAAATTGAATCGCGGTgataagaaaacttttaattataacttattGAAGCCGGAAAACCGAGAAGTCAACATGAATGGCGGTGatagaacattttttttatttatcgttTCTTCAAAAGTCCTACAAATTCTAACAATGGTATCAAAGTCAAATTTTTATGAGACTTGTAGAATggtaaaaaaattcttataagtTGTTATTCCACTGTATGATGGTGAAAGCTATGATTTACAGACGTTAAGAATGTAAACTTATTTAGAGAAAGTAAATTTATGGAAAGTTGTGAAGGAAGAGGATGATATGTTGCTTGAATATCCCACAGTGACTCGGATAAAAAATGCAAAAGGAGAATATTATAATTAcaactatttttaagttttatttgtagtgttattataaaattatgttcgtataatataaaaatgaaaaacaaaaatgtatagaattatattgaaattaaattatcttgGTTTATATTAAgttgtaattgaaatttatggattataattaaatttgacaATAATTGAATTGTAGCCATCCCTGTTAATACTGCatcataacaaattaaattcattgaatgtcatatatatatatatatatatatatatatatatatatatatatatatatatatatatatgggttttactaacgcgcgtacgcttgtttttcagttgatatattttagtaatgtaTACCGTATTTTAGTAGACAacaatatccttatatatcatgattctaaatttaaagttaagggtattttaataattttcattctcaaaactaaaaaaaaactccaaactcttactcacctccctccttcctctcaaccatttctctttgggtgttgctccctccaccaccccaagtgctcctgcacctccccactattttcttttattccaaaaatactctacacatccccactattttcttttattccaaaaataccctacacctccccactatattcaacaatatctttctctttctctccacGTTAATCAAGCATTCACATGactcagatttaaacttgtgatacattgcaaaattttatttacacttttccttaaataagtttgattcaatcttattttcattgttcaatatttttttttcttcaaattacttaataaatagtaaaattttgttttaaatttctagaaaaatgtttatatatgtgtgtgtttttttttacatttaatatctataatttttaatattatattatgttttaacttaccgacatgtttgactcaaataacttgaataaagtatttaatttattagataaataatataaaaatattattaaatacttcaaatataaaagaaaatttattagttaaagatttaaaatttatttagttctttcgtcattataaagttagtatataataataataatatattatttactattaatattattatgtttattattttgtatttgtatctaacttttaagtttataaaatggaagtggtagaagcactaatattgaagttttctctgaattttatattttgcaatatatcaagTTTAAATCTAACCCATGGGGaagtgtagggtatttttggaat contains:
- the LOC108336787 gene encoding hypersensitive-induced reaction 1 protein, producing MGNFLCCVKVEQSTVAIKEGFGRFEKVLQPGCHWMPWFLGKQLAGHLSLRQQQLDLRCETKTKDNVFVNVVASIQYRALAERASDAFYRLSNTKIQIQAYVFDVIRASVPKLNLDDAFEQKNEIARAVEEELEKAMSAYGYEIVQTLIVDIDPDDRVKRAMNEINAAARSRVAANDRAEAEKILLIKRAEGEAESKYLSGLGIARQRQAIVDGLRDSVLGFSVNVPGTTAKDVMDMVLVTQYFDTMKEIGAASKSSAVFIPHGPGAVRDVATQIRDGLLQASHQ